In the genome of Nocardioides sp. NBC_00368, the window TGACGGCGACGCGGAGGTAGTGCCAGCGCTCCCAGCGGCTCAGCTGCGTCCTCCAGTCCTCGGGCCGGTTCTCGGGGGTCCAGGACTTGTTCCGGTTGTTGATCGGAACGAGCAGCAGGACCGACATGACGACGCTGAGGATCAGAAGCGCGCCAGCAGTGATGACGAGGGCAGTGTCGTCGTGCTGCCACCCGGCGATGGCCCAGATGATCACCAGCACGAGCGAGCCGATGTACCAGACCGGCATGACGGCGCCGAGCATCCGGCCGCCGTGAGCGTGACCGAGCTGGCTGCTGTCCTCGGGAAGTGCGTTGAGGATCCGGTTCATGACGAAGGCGACCGAGAACTCGACCCCCACCATGACGCCGACGACCACGGTGGTGACGACCTCGAGTGTGCTGAACATGATGCTCCTCCAAGAAGCTAGCAGTGCTAGAACGGAGTGCAACGCTAGCAGTGCTGCTGCTCGAATGTCTAGCAGTGCTAGGATTCGGGTCATGTCCGTACAGGAGCGCAAGCAGCGCGAGCGAGCAGACCGTGAGCGCCTGATCGTGGCGACGGCCCGTGAGCTGGCCGAGGAGCAGGGCTGGGATGCGGTGACCACGCGCCGGCTCGCCGAGCGCATCGAATACAGCCAGCCCGTCCTCTACAGCCACTTCCGCGGCAAGCGGGAGATCATCGGCGCCGTGGCCCTCGAGGGGGCTTCCGAGATGGCCGTGGCGATGCGGGCCGCGACGGCC includes:
- a CDS encoding DUF1772 domain-containing protein codes for the protein MFSTLEVVTTVVVGVMVGVEFSVAFVMNRILNALPEDSSQLGHAHGGRMLGAVMPVWYIGSLVLVIIWAIAGWQHDDTALVITAGALLILSVVMSVLLLVPINNRNKSWTPENRPEDWRTQLSRWERWHYLRVAVIIAAFTLLAAALV